In Sebaldella termitidis ATCC 33386, one DNA window encodes the following:
- a CDS encoding histidine triad nucleotide-binding protein, with protein MSTIFKKIIDKEIPANIVYEDNDFVAFRDINPQAKVHILVIPKKEIVNLNEASDEDALMLGKLQILIAKIAKDEGIADDGYRVILNVNKDGGQEVFHIHYHILGGEKIGVLNSNK; from the coding sequence ATGTCTACTATATTTAAAAAAATTATAGATAAAGAAATACCGGCAAATATCGTATATGAAGATAATGATTTCGTTGCTTTCAGAGATATTAACCCTCAGGCAAAGGTACACATTCTTGTTATTCCGAAGAAAGAAATAGTTAATCTTAATGAAGCTTCAGATGAAGATGCTCTTATGCTCGGAAAGCTTCAGATATTAATCGCCAAAATTGCCAAAGATGAAGGAATAGCTGACGATGGTTACAGAGTTATACTAAATGTGAATAAAGACGGTGGCCAGGAGGTTTTTCACATTCATTATCATATACTTGGCGGTGAAAAAATCGGAGTTTTAAATTCAAATAAATGA
- a CDS encoding Ppx/GppA phosphatase, whose translation MIASIIDIGTNSCRLMIADSKNNTVNPLIKKVEFTRLGEGVNKTKMLATEAVNRTLKVLKEYKKISDSYNSEKILAFATSAVRDSSNREEFLELVKRECGIIINCISGIEEGKAAFVGGTSFLDSHYSKVLLVDIGGGSTEFSYGAPKKIPKHVKSFDLGAVRFKEMLEEGTTYQELENHINNELSKIDFITSDFELLGVAASITGQIALYYDEPYDPAKSHNKKLTLDMIRDNFHKLSKMSVEEIMKLPSINAKRADVITSGTFLLLKILEYFNKEYILTSEIDLLEGHFILNILN comes from the coding sequence ATGATTGCATCTATTATAGATATCGGTACTAATTCTTGCAGATTAATGATTGCAGACAGTAAAAACAATACTGTAAATCCACTTATTAAAAAAGTCGAATTTACCAGACTCGGAGAAGGGGTAAATAAGACAAAAATGCTGGCTACAGAAGCTGTTAACCGGACATTAAAGGTCTTAAAAGAATATAAAAAAATCAGTGATTCCTATAATTCTGAAAAAATATTAGCCTTTGCTACAAGTGCAGTTAGAGATTCTTCAAACAGAGAAGAATTTTTGGAACTTGTAAAAAGAGAATGCGGGATTATAATAAACTGTATCAGCGGAATTGAAGAAGGAAAGGCTGCTTTTGTGGGCGGAACCAGCTTTCTTGATTCTCATTATTCAAAAGTTCTTCTTGTTGATATCGGCGGCGGCAGTACTGAATTTTCATACGGAGCTCCTAAAAAAATTCCCAAACATGTAAAAAGCTTTGATTTGGGAGCTGTAAGATTCAAAGAAATGCTTGAAGAGGGGACTACTTATCAGGAATTAGAAAATCATATTAATAATGAACTGTCTAAAATTGATTTTATTACCAGTGATTTTGAGCTGCTTGGAGTAGCTGCATCAATTACAGGTCAGATTGCCCTGTATTATGATGAGCCCTATGATCCAGCAAAATCTCATAATAAAAAACTTACTCTTGATATGATAAGAGATAATTTTCACAAACTAAGTAAAATGTCTGTGGAAGAGATCATGAAGCTTCCTTCTATAAATGCCAAAAGAGCTGATGTAATAACTTCCGGAACTTTTTTACTTTTAAAAATACTGGAATATTTTAATAAGGAGTATATACTTACTTCTGAAATTGATCTTCTGGAGGGACATTTCATATTGAATATCTTAAATTAG
- the rpiB gene encoding ribose 5-phosphate isomerase B: protein MKIAIGNDHAGVDLKEKVADFLKGKGYEVENVGTDTKESVDYPDIARKVAKLVNDKECEFGIVICGTGIGISIAANKVPGIRCALCHNSFTAKLSRLHNNSNVLSLGARVIGDELALDIVDAYLTTDFEGGRHARRVDKIEEC from the coding sequence ATGAAAATAGCAATTGGTAATGACCATGCAGGTGTTGATCTTAAAGAAAAAGTAGCAGATTTTTTAAAAGGTAAAGGATACGAGGTCGAAAATGTGGGAACAGATACTAAAGAATCTGTAGATTATCCTGATATTGCAAGAAAAGTAGCTAAACTTGTCAATGATAAAGAGTGTGAATTTGGTATAGTTATATGCGGTACCGGTATAGGAATATCAATTGCTGCCAATAAAGTACCAGGGATAAGATGTGCATTGTGCCATAATTCGTTTACTGCGAAATTAAGCAGACTTCATAATAATTCTAATGTTTTATCTTTAGGTGCGAGAGTAATCGGAGATGAGCTGGCACTCGATATTGTAGATGCGTATCTGACTACAGACTTTGAAGGCGGAAGACATGCCAGAAGAGTAGATAAGATAGAAGAATGCTAA
- a CDS encoding DKNYY domain-containing protein, which yields MKKLKLLIFLSILFGVIFIAYLKIEPKIKKSMLIKAYEQKNYKIYYREIEVKDADYNSFEEIDIYYGKDKNYVYYMGEKIDEIDSNTFKNFSFPFYIMDKNGIYYQENFNKYKKIENIDISSFEILDSHYSKDKDTVYCKDIILKEADVKSFKIIENNFTFDAEDKNNYYQVGKMVKKK from the coding sequence ATGAAAAAATTAAAGTTATTAATATTTTTAAGTATATTATTTGGTGTAATTTTTATTGCTTATCTTAAGATAGAACCTAAAATAAAAAAGTCAATGCTTATTAAAGCATATGAACAAAAAAATTACAAAATTTATTATAGGGAAATAGAAGTAAAAGATGCAGATTATAATAGTTTTGAGGAAATAGACATATATTATGGGAAAGATAAAAATTATGTTTATTACATGGGTGAAAAAATAGATGAAATAGATTCAAATACGTTTAAAAATTTTAGTTTTCCATTTTATATAATGGATAAAAATGGCATTTATTATCAAGAAAATTTTAATAAATATAAAAAAATAGAAAATATTGATATATCTAGCTTTGAAATATTAGATAGTCATTATTCAAAAGACAAAGATACAGTTTATTGTAAGGATATAATATTAAAAGAAGCAGATGTAAAAAGTTTTAAAATAATAGAAAATAATTTTACATTTGATGCAGAAGATAAAAACAATTATTATCAAGTTGGTAAAATGGTAAAAAAGAAATAG
- a CDS encoding DUF3427 domain-containing protein, giving the protein MSVLAKKGEKTGITVPYDQYSSMLKYEILAFFSQVLDEKISLNDYDNAVNMTESVLNTKFELPLQFNRSNCNNSNFLIVNQKTKFKNFFTYLKEELNSCDSFCFIVSFIKFSGIQLLINTLDELKNRGIKGKIVTSVYLNITDPKALRKLAEYDNLEIKIYNNTRESFHTKAYLFHRKEYSSCIIGSSNLSQSALYSGEEWNVRLVKDNYLEIFDQSYEQFEKIWDSNEAIELNSKFIDMYENFRNKSGNIETFDFKKEETEKEIFMPNKMQSELLEKLKLTREFGNKKGLIVAATGTGKTYLAAMDILKMNPKSFLFIAHREELINNAFNVFSKILPYDKNEYGFLTGSEKNYNKRFMFSTIQSLYKNTEYFSKDAFDYIIIDEFHHSKASTYEAVINYFNPFFMLGLTATPERMDGKDILELCDYNLIGEMGLREALEYDLLSPFHYFGVIDDTVDYEQIPFSNGKYDDKILGEKLSIPKRVDFIHNKIEKIGFDGDRVKSIAFCANIKHAEFMKEQFRLKGYTTESITAKDSQLKRKEVINAFQTGEIEILCVVDIFNEGIDIPDVNLLLFLRPTMSSTIFIQQLGRGLRKVKNKDFVTILDFIGNHKKDYIITQAFSENTLNEKDRLLNEVRNQFSDIPGASYIELDRICQDRIISKIENYNSLSRDNIVSEYLDFKNEIGREIDIIDFKDNTELFLRLKNKFGSFVKTQKLIEKLDYYFSDEEEKIFEILEKNLSINYPYETLIIWLLHSLDRVSVSDVIEKFESVFFVKINERIQYNLIIRAMKELSENDLFIFNPETNIISLKNIDFTAFYKKRLIGLIELFILKFKKEIDINEFNNNILVKYKEYSRVELQILLDSNAQKGSWRAGYSVSREHVCLFITLNKSLVQKEELKYDNYFHRQDIVQWISQSKTRHDSKIGQMYVKHKEMNMKVHIFIRKEPVLENGTAAPFTYLGESEYFSSHGDKPMYMLWKLHYPVPNELFIDFTV; this is encoded by the coding sequence ATGTCTGTATTAGCAAAAAAAGGAGAAAAAACTGGAATCACAGTACCTTATGATCAATATTCCAGTATGCTAAAGTACGAAATTCTAGCATTTTTCTCCCAAGTTCTTGATGAAAAAATTTCTTTGAATGATTATGATAATGCTGTAAATATGACTGAATCAGTTTTAAATACAAAGTTTGAACTGCCTTTGCAGTTTAACCGGAGTAATTGTAATAATAGCAATTTTCTTATTGTTAATCAAAAAACAAAATTTAAAAACTTTTTTACATATTTGAAGGAGGAGCTGAACAGCTGTGATTCTTTTTGTTTTATCGTGAGTTTTATAAAATTTTCAGGTATACAGCTTCTTATAAATACACTTGACGAATTAAAAAATAGAGGAATAAAAGGGAAAATAGTCACTTCGGTATATTTGAACATAACAGATCCAAAAGCTCTGAGAAAGCTTGCAGAATATGATAATTTGGAAATAAAGATTTATAACAATACACGGGAGAGTTTTCATACAAAAGCTTATTTATTTCACAGAAAAGAATACAGCTCATGTATTATAGGCTCTTCAAATCTAAGTCAGTCTGCTTTATATTCCGGTGAGGAATGGAATGTACGACTGGTAAAAGATAACTATCTGGAAATTTTTGATCAGTCGTATGAGCAGTTTGAAAAAATATGGGATAGTAATGAAGCAATAGAATTGAATTCAAAATTTATTGATATGTATGAAAATTTCAGAAACAAAAGCGGAAATATTGAAACATTCGATTTTAAAAAAGAAGAAACTGAAAAAGAAATATTTATGCCTAATAAAATGCAGTCAGAGCTTCTTGAGAAATTAAAACTCACAAGAGAATTCGGAAATAAAAAAGGATTGATTGTAGCTGCTACGGGGACTGGTAAAACTTATCTCGCTGCTATGGATATTCTAAAAATGAATCCCAAGTCATTTTTATTTATAGCACACAGGGAAGAGCTTATAAATAATGCTTTTAATGTTTTCTCGAAAATTCTTCCTTATGATAAAAATGAATATGGCTTTCTTACAGGCAGTGAAAAAAATTATAATAAAAGATTTATGTTTTCTACAATTCAATCTTTGTATAAAAATACGGAATATTTTTCAAAAGATGCTTTCGATTACATTATTATAGATGAGTTTCATCATTCAAAAGCTTCCACTTATGAAGCTGTAATCAATTATTTTAATCCTTTTTTTATGTTAGGGCTTACTGCAACACCTGAAAGAATGGACGGGAAAGATATTTTGGAACTGTGTGATTATAATCTGATTGGAGAGATGGGTCTTCGTGAAGCTCTTGAATATGACTTACTCTCTCCTTTTCATTATTTTGGAGTAATTGACGATACTGTGGATTATGAGCAGATCCCTTTTAGTAACGGAAAATATGATGATAAAATACTTGGTGAAAAATTAAGCATACCAAAAAGGGTAGACTTTATTCATAATAAAATAGAGAAAATAGGTTTTGACGGAGACAGGGTAAAATCTATTGCTTTTTGTGCGAATATAAAACACGCAGAGTTCATGAAAGAGCAGTTCAGACTGAAAGGTTATACGACAGAATCAATCACTGCGAAAGACAGTCAGCTGAAAAGAAAAGAAGTAATAAATGCTTTTCAAACAGGGGAAATCGAAATTTTGTGTGTTGTGGATATTTTTAACGAGGGTATTGATATACCTGATGTTAATCTTTTATTATTTCTAAGGCCTACTATGTCATCTACAATATTTATACAGCAGCTGGGACGCGGTCTCAGAAAAGTTAAGAATAAAGATTTTGTAACTATTTTGGATTTTATAGGGAATCATAAAAAGGACTACATAATTACTCAGGCTTTTTCAGAGAATACTCTTAATGAAAAAGACAGACTCCTGAATGAAGTCAGAAATCAATTTTCTGATATTCCCGGAGCATCTTATATTGAGCTTGACAGAATATGCCAGGATAGAATAATATCTAAGATAGAGAATTATAATAGTTTGAGCAGAGACAATATTGTTTCTGAATATCTGGATTTTAAAAATGAAATTGGAAGAGAAATAGACATTATTGATTTTAAAGATAATACAGAATTATTCCTAAGACTGAAAAATAAGTTCGGCTCTTTTGTTAAAACACAAAAATTAATCGAAAAACTGGATTATTATTTTAGTGATGAAGAGGAGAAAATCTTTGAAATTTTAGAAAAAAATCTTAGTATAAATTATCCTTATGAAACACTTATTATCTGGCTTTTGCACAGTCTTGACAGAGTTTCTGTCAGTGATGTCATAGAAAAATTTGAATCTGTATTTTTTGTCAAAATAAATGAAAGAATACAGTATAATCTTATTATAAGAGCAATGAAAGAGCTAAGTGAAAATGATTTATTTATTTTTAATCCGGAAACTAACATAATTTCTTTAAAAAATATTGATTTTACTGCATTTTATAAAAAACGACTGATTGGTCTAATTGAGCTTTTTATTTTGAAATTTAAAAAAGAAATTGATATAAATGAATTCAATAATAACATCCTAGTAAAATACAAAGAGTATTCCAGAGTAGAACTGCAGATACTGCTTGATTCTAATGCACAAAAAGGATCATGGCGTGCCGGTTACTCAGTGTCTAGAGAACATGTATGTCTGTTTATTACACTAAATAAATCTCTTGTACAGAAGGAAGAGCTGAAGTATGATAATTATTTTCACAGACAGGACATTGTTCAGTGGATAAGTCAGAGCAAAACAAGGCATGATTCTAAAATAGGACAGATGTATGTAAAACATAAAGAGATGAATATGAAAGTTCATATTTTTATACGAAAGGAACCTGTTTTGGAAAACGGGACAGCGGCACCTTTTACATATCTGGGAGAGTCTGAATATTTCAGCAGTCATGGTGACAAGCCTATGTATATGTTATGGAAGCTTCATTATCCCGTTCCAAACGAGCTGTTTATTGATTTTACAGTTTGA
- a CDS encoding TrmH family RNA methyltransferase: MKTTIASPDNKFYKILRKLDKKKYRDKNNIFKAEGEKFLKEKINFTKIIIKESKYEYLENKYKITQFNNLTILKDDLFDEISEQENSQGVIVLYSKLLTSIEEIDGDVVILDDVQDPGNIGTIIRTMEASGFKNLILTKGSVDVYNPKTVRATMGGIFKSNIIYETPERITEFLKDNNYQVISTLLDKNSIDYRDVELKEKNAYIFGNEGHGISDIFIESTDIKAIIPIYGDVDSLNVSVASGIFLYKMREKIENK, from the coding sequence GTGAAAACTACAATAGCAAGTCCTGACAATAAATTCTATAAGATATTAAGAAAACTGGACAAGAAAAAATACAGAGATAAAAATAATATTTTCAAAGCTGAAGGTGAGAAATTTCTCAAGGAAAAGATAAATTTCACAAAAATAATAATAAAAGAATCGAAATATGAATATCTTGAAAATAAGTATAAAATTACACAATTTAATAATCTGACAATTTTAAAAGATGATCTTTTTGATGAAATTTCAGAACAGGAAAACAGTCAGGGTGTTATTGTTTTATATTCTAAACTGCTTACTTCAATTGAGGAAATAGACGGAGATGTTGTTATTCTGGATGATGTACAGGATCCCGGAAATATCGGAACTATCATTCGTACTATGGAAGCTTCAGGTTTCAAAAATCTGATACTTACCAAAGGAAGTGTCGATGTATATAACCCTAAGACAGTCAGGGCAACTATGGGCGGTATATTTAAATCAAATATTATATATGAAACACCGGAAAGAATAACAGAATTCCTAAAGGATAATAATTATCAGGTTATTTCTACATTACTTGATAAGAATTCTATTGATTACCGTGATGTGGAGTTAAAAGAAAAAAATGCCTACATATTTGGAAATGAAGGACACGGTATTTCTGATATTTTTATAGAAAGTACTGATATAAAGGCTATTATTCCTATTTATGGTGATGTAGATTCCCTAAACGTAAGTGTTGCATCTGGAATATTTTTATATAAAATGAGAGAAAAAATAGAAAATAAATAA
- the nfo gene encoding deoxyribonuclease IV, translating to MKYIGAHVSASGGVSQAPINAKNINAKAFGLFVKNQKRWEAKPLESSEIEKFKNEINEFGYNAEHILPHAGYLINLGNPEIEKREKSYNSMIDEAGRCEQLGLTLINVHPGSHLKAITEEECIELIADSINNVHAATDFINIVLENTAGMGSNMGYKFEHLRDIISLVKDQSRVGVCIDTCHAFAAGYDLRTEKAYKNTMDAFESIVGFKYLKGIHLNDSMYDLGLKKDRHESLLKGKLGEECFRLIMNDKRLDDIPIILETIDDTIWKKELEFLYSLSKN from the coding sequence ATGAAATACATCGGCGCTCATGTCAGTGCATCGGGAGGAGTCTCACAGGCACCAATAAATGCTAAAAATATAAATGCCAAAGCTTTCGGACTTTTTGTCAAAAACCAGAAAAGGTGGGAGGCAAAGCCGCTGGAAAGCTCAGAAATCGAAAAATTTAAAAATGAAATAAATGAATTTGGATATAATGCAGAGCATATCCTTCCACATGCCGGATATCTTATTAATCTCGGAAATCCGGAAATCGAAAAAAGAGAAAAATCTTATAATTCCATGATTGATGAAGCCGGCAGATGCGAGCAGCTCGGTCTGACTTTGATTAATGTACATCCGGGAAGTCATTTGAAAGCTATTACCGAAGAAGAATGCATAGAACTCATTGCTGATTCTATCAATAATGTACATGCTGCTACTGATTTTATAAACATTGTTTTGGAAAATACTGCCGGAATGGGAAGCAACATGGGTTATAAATTTGAACATCTGAGAGATATAATATCGCTTGTAAAAGATCAAAGCAGAGTAGGAGTATGTATCGATACCTGTCATGCTTTTGCAGCCGGATATGATTTAAGAACTGAAAAAGCATATAAGAATACTATGGATGCTTTTGAGAGTATAGTAGGCTTTAAGTATCTGAAAGGAATTCATCTGAATGATTCCATGTATGATCTTGGGCTGAAAAAGGACAGGCATGAAAGTCTTTTGAAGGGAAAACTTGGCGAGGAGTGTTTTCGTCTTATTATGAATGATAAAAGACTTGATGACATACCTATAATACTGGAAACTATAGACGACACAATATGGAAAAAAGAGCTAGAATTCTTATACTCTTTAAGTAAAAATTAA
- a CDS encoding DKNYY domain-containing protein, translated as MKKVILFVLLSILFSSCDQKIEVFKCKTNEDMFKDHYNIIVLEKDVDSSTFTCLGGGYAKDKKRVYFVPDYYVEKVDPQTFEVIETMYGKDKRNVYYMKAKIKEADLQTFKTMDFPYSRDKNNVYSGRIKIKEADLNTFISYYGNQTLEGINYNAEDKNSYYKDGEVVKKK; from the coding sequence ATGAAGAAAGTAATATTATTTGTATTGTTAAGTATATTATTTAGTAGTTGTGATCAAAAAATAGAAGTTTTTAAATGTAAAACTAATGAAGACATGTTTAAGGATCATTATAATATAATTGTATTAGAAAAAGATGTTGATAGTTCAACTTTTACATGTTTAGGTGGTGGGTATGCAAAAGATAAAAAACGTGTGTATTTTGTTCCAGATTATTATGTAGAAAAAGTTGATCCGCAAACTTTTGAGGTTATAGAAACTATGTATGGGAAAGATAAAAGAAATGTTTATTATATGAAAGCTAAAATTAAAGAAGCTGATTTGCAAACTTTTAAAACTATGGATTTTCCATATAGTAGAGATAAAAATAATGTTTATAGTGGTAGAATTAAAATAAAGGAAGCTGATTTAAATACATTCATAAGTTATTATGGAAATCAAACTTTAGAAGGAATAAATTATAATGCTGAAGATAAAAATAGTTATTATAAAGATGGAGAAGTAGTAAAGAAAAAATAA
- a CDS encoding tetratricopeptide repeat protein, which translates to MKKIYLIILIFWCLLISCSKMSTGEKGEQYYEKGDFKKAEEYFLKAVEKNKNNTAMNYLGSLYAKQEKYELAEKYWKMAIDNNNREAYFNLGNLYIELKKYDLAEQYYKLIEENNKIETLHELGVVLHNLGVINEKKGDYIQAKEYYKKAFENGYAESKQSLRDIEGMGY; encoded by the coding sequence ATGAAAAAAATTTATTTGATTATTTTAATATTTTGGTGTCTATTAATATCTTGTTCAAAGATGTCCACTGGAGAAAAAGGAGAACAATATTATGAAAAAGGAGATTTTAAAAAAGCAGAAGAATATTTTTTAAAAGCAGTTGAGAAAAATAAAAATAATACAGCAATGAATTACTTAGGTTCACTATATGCAAAACAAGAGAAATATGAATTAGCAGAAAAATATTGGAAAATGGCAATAGATAACAATAATCGAGAAGCATATTTTAATTTAGGCAATTTGTATATAGAATTAAAAAAATATGATTTAGCAGAGCAATATTACAAATTAATAGAAGAAAATAATAAAATTGAAACATTACATGAATTAGGAGTTGTTCTTCATAACTTGGGAGTTATAAATGAGAAAAAAGGAGATTATATACAAGCTAAAGAATATTATAAAAAGGCTTTTGAAAATGGTTATGCTGAGTCAAAACAATCTTTGAGAGATATAGAAGGTATGGGATATTAA
- a CDS encoding trimeric intracellular cation channel family protein, with protein MLNTIVNSVGIIAFACSGVFKGLKYNFDIFGITVLGIITACGGGIIRDILLNRMPVAIAKPHDVYLAIFTSFIIYFTVKIQEKRLNMKTIDNSKIFMRLVKLSDALGLALFTIIGASIAVKSGLGILSVAVMATITGVGGGIIRDLLVNEIPFVLKEDIYATLSFAGGIIYYICIVKMGIAYNTVVPFLFIILLFVRLVAIKYKLSLHFSNSKNGENKE; from the coding sequence ATGTTAAACACTATTGTCAATTCAGTAGGAATTATTGCCTTTGCCTGTTCGGGAGTTTTCAAGGGTTTAAAGTATAATTTTGATATTTTTGGTATCACTGTTTTAGGAATCATTACCGCCTGCGGAGGCGGAATCATCAGAGATATTTTACTCAACAGAATGCCTGTAGCTATTGCCAAACCACATGATGTATATCTTGCAATTTTTACTTCGTTTATAATATATTTTACTGTAAAAATTCAGGAAAAGCGTCTAAATATGAAAACTATAGATAATTCAAAAATATTTATGAGACTGGTAAAGCTTTCAGATGCACTTGGTCTGGCATTATTTACTATTATTGGTGCCAGTATTGCTGTCAAAAGCGGTCTTGGAATACTTAGTGTCGCCGTTATGGCGACTATTACAGGGGTCGGAGGCGGAATTATCAGAGACCTTCTTGTAAATGAAATCCCGTTTGTCCTGAAAGAAGATATTTATGCTACATTATCTTTTGCAGGGGGCATTATATATTATATCTGTATTGTTAAAATGGGAATTGCCTATAATACAGTTGTCCCATTTTTATTTATAATTTTACTTTTTGTAAGACTTGTGGCTATAAAATATAAATTAAGTCTTCATTTTTCAAATTCAAAGAACGGAGAGAATAAAGAATGA
- a CDS encoding NUDIX domain-containing protein, whose translation MIFELNNDVEFILDILNKNGEGYIVGGSVRDILLGVSPKDYDFTTNIAYSTLKELFKDYNPKEIGKHFGILMIKINGIHYEIAKFRKDIGILNGRHPESVKFVDEIAEDLKRRDFTINAMAYSRKNGLIDLYNGSSDIKNKLIRFVGDPGLRIKEDALRILRAVRFVSALGFDLETETKKAILKNKLQLKKISKERIREEFSKILLSDYVDKGLLLMKELGILEIIIPEIEMLYEFNQNNPHHHKDVFAHTVSVVKNTQKDLLTRITALFHDIGKPNTHSIDKNGISHYYGHENNSAEIASAALRRLKFPNDFIRDVDVLIRNHMIIFEKPGAKAIKKFICKVGIENLDKIFDHFYADMSSKKPPVDYSLIDSLKSKVDEIIDKNENIEKQDLEINGNDMLALKIQQKQISKIKNEIYEKVLDGNLENNKKDIVNYIMNTKGINEELQETKSSGAIVYKVEGNEIKYLLIMLIRGNWGFPKGHFEGEETEKETAVREIFEETGLNVKFHDDFRETIQYFPAPFIFKTVIYFLAEAVTDNVKIQTDEVAEYRWATYDEAAKLITYRLQKKILKKANDMLSNELK comes from the coding sequence ATGATATTTGAACTTAATAATGATGTCGAATTTATTTTGGATATTCTGAACAAAAACGGTGAAGGTTATATAGTGGGCGGTTCAGTAAGGGATATACTTCTTGGAGTTTCGCCTAAAGACTATGATTTTACTACAAATATCGCTTATTCGACGTTAAAAGAGCTTTTTAAAGATTATAATCCCAAAGAAATAGGTAAACATTTTGGTATACTGATGATAAAAATAAATGGTATTCATTATGAAATAGCAAAATTTAGAAAAGATATCGGAATACTTAACGGCAGACATCCTGAAAGTGTAAAATTTGTTGATGAAATTGCCGAAGATCTCAAAAGAAGAGATTTTACAATAAATGCTATGGCCTACAGCCGTAAAAACGGACTTATTGATTTATATAACGGAAGCAGTGATATAAAAAATAAACTGATACGCTTTGTTGGAGATCCCGGCCTCAGAATAAAAGAGGACGCATTACGAATATTACGTGCTGTAAGATTTGTTTCTGCTTTAGGATTTGATTTGGAAACAGAGACAAAAAAAGCTATACTTAAAAATAAATTGCAGCTGAAAAAAATTTCAAAAGAGCGTATAAGAGAGGAATTTTCAAAAATCCTGCTTTCAGATTATGTGGATAAAGGACTGCTGCTGATGAAAGAACTGGGAATTCTGGAAATAATAATACCCGAAATTGAAATGCTCTATGAATTTAATCAGAATAATCCTCATCACCATAAGGATGTTTTTGCCCATACCGTGTCAGTAGTAAAAAATACGCAAAAAGATCTTCTTACACGCATCACAGCTCTTTTTCACGACATAGGCAAGCCTAATACGCACTCAATTGATAAAAACGGAATTTCACACTATTACGGGCATGAGAATAACAGTGCAGAGATTGCTTCGGCTGCTCTTAGAAGATTGAAATTTCCGAATGACTTTATTAGAGATGTGGACGTCTTAATTCGAAATCATATGATAATTTTTGAAAAACCGGGAGCTAAAGCAATAAAAAAATTTATTTGCAAAGTAGGAATTGAAAATTTAGATAAAATATTTGATCATTTTTATGCTGATATGAGCTCAAAAAAACCGCCTGTTGATTATTCCTTGATAGATTCTTTAAAATCTAAAGTAGATGAAATCATTGATAAAAACGAAAATATTGAAAAGCAGGACTTAGAGATCAATGGTAATGATATGCTGGCATTAAAAATTCAGCAAAAGCAGATCAGTAAAATTAAAAATGAAATTTATGAAAAAGTTTTGGACGGAAATCTTGAAAATAATAAAAAAGATATTGTAAATTACATTATGAATACAAAAGGAATAAATGAAGAACTTCAGGAAACAAAATCTTCAGGGGCTATTGTCTATAAAGTTGAGGGAAATGAAATCAAGTATCTTCTGATTATGCTTATAAGAGGTAACTGGGGATTTCCTAAAGGGCACTTTGAAGGTGAAGAAACAGAGAAAGAGACTGCAGTGCGTGAAATTTTTGAGGAAACAGGTCTAAATGTAAAATTTCATGATGATTTCCGAGAAACTATACAATATTTTCCCGCACCATTTATATTTAAAACAGTAATATATTTTCTTGCAGAAGCAGTTACAGATAATGTAAAAATTCAGACAGACGAGGTAGCAGAATACAGATGGGCCACTTATGATGAAGCTGCTAAATTAATAACCTACAGACTTCAAAAGAAAATTTTGAAAAAAGCAAATGATATGTTATCAAATGAATTAAAATAA